A region of Thiofilum sp. DNA encodes the following proteins:
- a CDS encoding OmpA family protein has product MKTEQRKCCCGGLPALWWWLLALLGAGLLYLGMIANKQNPIEQDLTQRSTETLTKLGYDWVKPVVDQRGRDVYLSGIAPDEASRTQAIQNVQNLYGVRTVDASGLKVAGDPVVNTSTAANNTAAGAGTLAVGTASGLITAGAESNQNAATANTTASVANTTTTATPDATTPATTSATNTASTPNAPEANALATTTAAVDANATGTMAAPGIPEGNANGNAPAPVTNEPSTVATTTATEPTTQTPATASATTPEATVTTEPTTPASAPTVATNTTTNTPTPAAGTAGNANTTTTPSSEPIQLNTPTASTPAAEANNAQALAPTSEGTATATNTTATATPEPVVVPEPEPVVVLDDKQQVCQNRFSQEMGDKTIQFNVNKAVISPRSYPLLDILAAIAQECAGVLGNLKVEIGGHTDSDGDEGYNQLLSEQRAGAVKQYLVRKGVDTALLTVRGYGESRPVASNLTREGRAQNRRIEFKLK; this is encoded by the coding sequence ATGAAAACTGAACAACGTAAATGCTGTTGCGGCGGTCTACCCGCACTTTGGTGGTGGTTACTCGCTCTATTAGGGGCTGGATTGCTCTACCTAGGGATGATAGCGAATAAACAAAACCCTATCGAACAAGACTTGACTCAACGCTCTACTGAAACCTTGACTAAGCTCGGCTACGATTGGGTAAAACCGGTAGTCGATCAGCGAGGACGTGACGTATATCTCTCTGGTATTGCCCCTGATGAGGCTAGCCGCACTCAGGCTATTCAAAACGTTCAAAATCTCTATGGTGTGCGCACGGTAGATGCTTCTGGCTTAAAAGTGGCAGGTGATCCGGTGGTTAATACCTCCACTGCTGCTAATAATACGGCTGCTGGTGCAGGAACTTTAGCGGTAGGCACAGCGTCTGGTCTGATCACAGCAGGCGCAGAATCTAATCAAAACGCTGCTACTGCCAATACTACGGCTAGTGTTGCTAACACAACTACTACAGCCACACCGGATGCAACTACTCCAGCAACTACCTCAGCAACCAATACTGCGTCTACTCCCAATGCTCCAGAGGCTAATGCTCTAGCTACTACCACGGCTGCGGTTGATGCTAATGCAACAGGTACAATGGCTGCTCCGGGTATTCCAGAGGGCAATGCCAATGGTAATGCTCCTGCTCCGGTAACAAACGAGCCTAGTACTGTAGCCACTACTACAGCAACCGAGCCAACAACTCAAACACCAGCGACTGCTAGTGCAACAACACCTGAAGCAACCGTGACTACAGAGCCTACTACGCCAGCTAGTGCTCCAACCGTTGCCACTAATACCACCACGAATACACCTACTCCTGCTGCTGGCACGGCTGGTAATGCAAATACCACGACAACTCCTTCCTCTGAGCCCATTCAACTCAATACCCCTACTGCATCCACTCCGGCTGCTGAGGCTAACAATGCTCAAGCATTAGCACCTACTTCAGAAGGAACTGCTACTGCTACTAATACTACTGCTACCGCCACACCTGAACCTGTGGTAGTCCCTGAACCAGAACCTGTTGTGGTATTAGATGACAAACAACAAGTGTGCCAAAACCGTTTTAGCCAAGAAATGGGGGATAAAACCATTCAGTTTAATGTAAATAAAGCTGTGATTAGCCCACGTAGTTATCCTTTACTCGATATACTAGCTGCGATTGCTCAGGAGTGTGCGGGTGTCTTAGGTAATTTAAAAGTTGAAATTGGTGGACACACCGACAGTGACGGTGATGAGGGCTATAATCAATTATTGAGCGAGCAACGCGCTGGTGCAGTGAAACAATACTTAGTGAGAAAAGGTGTCGATACAGCGTTGTTAACAGTTAGAGGATACGGTGAATCCCGTCCTGTTGCGTCCAACCTAACAAGAGAAGGTCGCGCTCAAAACCGTCGTATTGAATTTAAACTCAAGTAA